Proteins from a single region of Crassaminicella profunda:
- a CDS encoding sigma-54-dependent transcriptional regulator, which produces MVEKKGYKILIVDDEIEYQKVLSFILSDVGYDVATCSNGIEALEHIDNNIVHLVLTDLKMPVMDGVELIKRIKEKYNDLDIIVMTAFGSIESAVDSIKYGAIDYFVKSGDMQELVMKVDRLAKICRLEQKSSFLLENQNKTDLFIESRNEEYSKLLEMCKRAADTGINILLLGESGVGKEVIANYIHQLSKRRQEPFVPVNCQVFPEGVIESELFGHEKGSFTGAIDTRVGKFEQANLGTLFLDEIGDLPIATQGKLLRAIESRRIERLGSNKSIDLDVRFISATNKDLSKQILEGDFREDLLYRINTLTLHIPPLRERREDLLALIHFFIKKIERDQKKKIKHVDHEVMDFLLQYDYPGNIRELKNIVERMIALSKDGIVTVNEILMPIGCGNEKKVKNNHCKKTLQNARSDFEKIFILEALKNNNWNVTRTADELEISKRQLWNKINKYNLELKKV; this is translated from the coding sequence ATGGTTGAAAAAAAGGGATATAAAATATTAATTGTAGATGATGAAATAGAGTATCAAAAAGTTTTATCTTTTATCCTTTCAGATGTTGGATATGATGTTGCAACTTGTTCTAATGGAATCGAAGCCCTTGAGCATATTGATAATAATATAGTACATCTTGTACTCACTGATTTAAAAATGCCTGTTATGGATGGCGTTGAATTGATAAAGAGAATAAAAGAAAAATACAATGATTTAGATATAATTGTTATGACAGCCTTTGGGAGTATTGAGAGTGCAGTTGATTCAATAAAATATGGTGCTATAGATTATTTTGTTAAGAGCGGTGATATGCAAGAATTGGTTATGAAAGTTGATCGGTTAGCTAAAATATGTAGATTAGAGCAGAAAAGTTCCTTTTTACTTGAGAATCAGAACAAAACGGACTTATTTATCGAGTCTAGAAATGAAGAATACTCAAAACTTTTGGAAATGTGTAAACGAGCCGCTGATACAGGTATTAATATACTACTACTAGGAGAATCTGGAGTAGGTAAGGAAGTCATTGCCAATTATATTCATCAATTAAGTAAAAGAAGACAAGAACCCTTTGTTCCTGTTAATTGTCAAGTTTTTCCCGAAGGGGTTATAGAATCTGAACTATTTGGCCATGAAAAAGGCTCCTTTACAGGGGCTATTGATACTAGAGTGGGAAAATTTGAACAAGCCAACCTTGGGACTTTATTCTTAGATGAAATTGGGGATTTACCAATTGCGACACAAGGAAAATTACTAAGAGCTATAGAAAGCAGAAGAATAGAGCGACTTGGCAGTAATAAATCAATAGATTTAGATGTAAGATTTATTTCAGCTACAAATAAAGACCTTTCCAAGCAAATACTTGAAGGAGATTTTAGAGAGGATTTGCTCTACAGAATAAATACTTTAACACTGCATATACCTCCATTAAGAGAAAGAAGAGAAGATCTACTAGCGCTTATTCATTTTTTTATTAAAAAGATTGAGAGAGATCAAAAGAAAAAAATAAAACATGTTGACCATGAGGTAATGGATTTTTTATTGCAATATGATTATCCCGGAAATATCAGAGAACTTAAGAATATAGTTGAAAGAATGATTGCATTAAGTAAAGATGGTATTGTTACAGTTAATGAAATATTAATGCCAATAGGTTGTGGTAATGAAAAAAAGGTCAAAAATAATCATTGTAAAAAGACATTACAGAATGCTCGTTCAGATTTTGAAAAGATTTTTATATTAGAGGCTTTAAAAAATAATAATTGGAATGTTACAAGAACAGCAGATGAATTAGAAATAAGTAAAAGACAACTATGGAATAAGATTAACAAATATAATCTAGAGTTAAAAAAGGTGTGA
- a CDS encoding ATP-binding protein → MKKGKILILITFLLIGSIGMRKLDINLRYNMGMCDYYKYNTTLTEKEKDLLQEKHFLVGVYNDPPLAFINKFNNYNAGIMVDYLSQLAIELSSNIHLKVGSQDYLMKAMKNDEVDIMVMENTDENKKEFDISQSLCVVKGKIFVKNNSNIKDIEDIKDRTLVVLERDNEDGRINKYFKDKINVKIFEVDNIYQCFALIKTHTVDGFVGDDMEIAHFLNVTNRGTNFRVLEPTLYEKEMCLAVKKENGYLLDILNKGILQLKKKNLIAQTQYKWLGNFDTDVIDLSSIELAYKVLLAGISIIVIFSSWNYLITQRVNTKTRELSESKEELRLIIDTMKNGIMVIEGDSIIVECNDAITGITNIPREDLIGSNYKEFKALYPFVNIDNMNKLFNVGNSYYYVTSQKIASNKSMIIIEDYTKKYFNEKRARQESKMIAVGQLSAGLAHEIRNPLGLIKSYSYIIEKHSINELCDHAIVVINDSVARINKLVENLLRFSKLSNDETKSVNIENLLNLILELEEKNIEQNGIKIITSFTGKSSKQVFINEDVLRMLLLNLINNSIDSFKGVAREEKKIDIRMNIEEDYLRIEVMDNGCGIEKKKLENIFNPFYSTKENGTGLGLYIISTEISNNDGRISVESNLGEGTKFDIILPIKEIKE, encoded by the coding sequence ATGAAAAAGGGAAAGATACTAATTTTAATAACATTTCTACTTATTGGTAGTATTGGAATGAGAAAGTTAGATATAAATTTAAGATATAATATGGGGATGTGTGATTACTATAAATATAATACTACATTAACAGAAAAGGAAAAGGATTTGTTACAAGAAAAACATTTTCTTGTAGGTGTTTATAATGATCCCCCTTTGGCATTTATCAATAAATTTAATAATTATAATGCTGGGATTATGGTGGATTATTTATCTCAGTTAGCTATTGAATTAAGTAGTAATATTCATCTGAAAGTAGGATCACAGGATTATCTAATGAAAGCAATGAAAAATGATGAAGTGGATATCATGGTTATGGAAAATACAGATGAAAATAAAAAAGAGTTTGACATAAGTCAGTCTTTATGTGTTGTTAAGGGAAAAATATTCGTAAAAAATAACTCCAATATTAAAGATATTGAAGATATAAAGGATAGGACTTTAGTGGTATTAGAGAGGGATAATGAAGATGGACGTATAAATAAATATTTTAAAGATAAAATCAATGTTAAAATCTTTGAAGTAGACAATATCTATCAGTGTTTTGCTTTAATAAAAACGCATACAGTAGACGGATTTGTGGGAGATGATATGGAAATTGCACATTTTCTTAATGTGACAAATAGAGGTACAAACTTTAGAGTTTTAGAACCTACTCTTTATGAGAAAGAGATGTGCTTGGCTGTAAAGAAAGAAAATGGATATTTACTTGATATATTAAACAAAGGTATACTCCAACTAAAGAAAAAAAATTTGATAGCACAGACTCAATATAAATGGCTTGGAAATTTTGATACAGATGTTATTGACTTAAGTAGTATTGAATTAGCTTATAAAGTATTACTTGCAGGCATATCGATTATAGTAATCTTTTCTAGTTGGAATTATCTAATCACTCAAAGAGTTAACACGAAGACTAGAGAATTATCTGAAAGTAAAGAAGAATTACGTCTTATTATTGATACAATGAAAAATGGTATTATGGTTATAGAAGGGGACTCTATTATTGTAGAATGTAACGATGCAATCACTGGTATAACAAATATCCCTAGAGAAGATTTAATAGGATCTAATTATAAGGAGTTCAAAGCTTTGTATCCTTTTGTTAACATAGATAATATGAATAAGTTGTTTAATGTGGGAAATTCTTATTATTATGTTACTAGTCAAAAAATTGCAAGTAATAAAAGTATGATTATAATTGAGGACTATACAAAAAAATATTTTAATGAAAAGAGGGCAAGACAGGAATCTAAGATGATAGCTGTTGGGCAACTATCAGCTGGTCTTGCTCATGAGATAAGGAATCCATTAGGATTAATAAAAAGCTACAGTTATATTATTGAAAAACATAGTATTAATGAACTTTGTGATCATGCCATAGTGGTTATAAATGACTCGGTTGCAAGAATTAATAAACTTGTTGAAAATTTATTGAGATTTTCAAAGCTTTCAAATGATGAAACTAAATCAGTGAATATTGAAAATCTATTAAATTTGATACTAGAATTAGAAGAAAAGAATATTGAACAAAATGGAATAAAAATTATTACTAGCTTTACAGGTAAGTCTTCTAAACAAGTCTTTATTAATGAAGATGTATTAAGAATGCTACTTTTGAATCTAATCAATAATAGTATTGATTCGTTTAAAGGTGTTGCTCGAGAAGAAAAGAAAATAGACATAAGAATGAATATTGAAGAGGACTATTTAAGGATAGAAGTTATGGATAACGGCTGTGGGATTGAAAAGAAAAAGCTTGAAAATATATTTAATCCATTTTATTCTACCAAAGAAAATGGAACAGGTTTAGGCCTCTATATTATCAGTACAGAAATATCCAATAATGATGGACGGATATCGGTAGAAAGTAATTTAGGAGAAGGTACAAAGTTTGATATAATTCTACCAATAAAGGAAATAAAGGAGTAA
- a CDS encoding ABC transporter ATP-binding protein — MQNILRVEKIEKYYGKKGNITKALNQVSFQVDKGEFVGIMGPSGSGKTTLLNCISTIDHVTTGQIMINDQNITKLKSKKLDQFRRDELGFIFQDFNLLDTLTGYENIALALTIQGKNPNEIDGLIKKISKTLEIIDVLNKYPYEMSGGQKQRVACARAMVIDPSLILADEPTGALDSKSSRVLLESFERLNKGLEATILLVTHDAFTASYADRILFLKDGKIFNEIVRGKDSRKEFFNKIIGVVTLLGGDVDHVL; from the coding sequence ATGCAAAATATTTTAAGGGTAGAAAAAATAGAAAAATATTATGGAAAAAAAGGAAACATTACAAAGGCATTAAATCAAGTAAGCTTTCAAGTGGATAAAGGTGAATTTGTAGGGATTATGGGCCCATCTGGAAGTGGTAAAACTACATTGCTTAATTGTATCTCAACTATTGATCATGTAACAACAGGGCAGATTATGATTAATGATCAAAATATTACGAAATTAAAATCAAAAAAATTAGATCAATTCAGAAGAGATGAGCTAGGGTTTATTTTTCAAGACTTTAATTTATTAGATACCTTAACAGGTTATGAAAATATTGCTTTGGCGTTAACCATACAAGGAAAAAATCCAAATGAAATAGATGGTTTGATTAAAAAAATATCAAAAACTCTTGAAATTATAGATGTTTTAAATAAATATCCTTATGAAATGTCAGGGGGACAAAAGCAAAGAGTAGCTTGTGCTAGGGCAATGGTCATCGATCCTTCTTTAATATTAGCAGATGAGCCTACAGGTGCATTAGATTCTAAATCTTCAAGAGTATTACTAGAGAGTTTTGAAAGATTAAATAAAGGATTAGAGGCTACTATATTATTAGTAACTCATGATGCTTTTACTGCAAGCTATGCAGATCGAATATTATTTTTAAAAGATGGTAAGATTTTTAACGAAATTGTTAGAGGGAAGGATTCTAGAAAAGAATTTTTCAATAAGATTATAGGTGTAGTGACTCTTTTAGGAGGGGATGTAGATCATGTACTTTAA
- a CDS encoding FtsX-like permease family protein — MYFKMAKNNIKKSFKDYTIYFMTLMLAVCIFYNFNAIESQTAMKEIYKIQELLKVLSYISVLIAIIFSGLMLYANNAVVKKRKKELGLYATLGMSKRKISQILMLETFMVGSMALLVGLVVGIILSQGISVLTGKLFAFDMEEYKFSLSMSAVYKTFIYFGIMFILVMIFNTLVVSKNKLIDMIYASKKNEEIKFKNTKIAVSLFLLGIILLGRGYYLGWTYTMGAISGKSLLAILLGSVGTLLFFAGLSGFLFTILKKRKRIYFKKLNIFVMKQFQHKINTNFIAMTIICCMLFVTIGMLSASFSVKYEVEKKIKEYMPFDAKITLTIDDNQKVQDMKEALKIVGVELEDFQYMVVDEYETEMKLESLLNEYANEILKERLKVYPLSLEVRKISQYNEMRKWVGEDSITLKENEITFLTNNDDMKAALKKLMKNKKEIKIDDKNYLIKNNIGTIQSNDELVAIVGDQAIKDMKKSSATMHIKVDEKNKEKLEEKIKALQGKLPERKYEYEGDVIVDKDKLVKSYGFYMYASTKMQTYHEMKGFVGTILYICIYLGFVFLIASAAVLAIQQLTEGSDSLNRYVSLKKIGATDEMIHKSIFIQVFVHFMLPLGLALVHAVVGLQIMNRLKRSSDFPIGVDLVPAIMVVIGIIIIYGGYAYVTYIGYKNIVKDY, encoded by the coding sequence ATGTACTTTAAGATGGCTAAAAACAATATAAAAAAAAGTTTTAAGGATTATACGATTTATTTTATGACTCTTATGTTAGCTGTATGTATTTTTTATAATTTTAATGCTATAGAAAGTCAAACAGCCATGAAGGAAATCTACAAAATACAAGAATTATTAAAAGTACTATCCTACATCTCTGTATTGATTGCTATTATTTTTAGTGGATTAATGCTATATGCCAACAATGCTGTAGTAAAAAAACGAAAAAAAGAGTTAGGACTTTATGCTACTTTAGGCATGTCAAAGAGAAAGATTTCTCAAATACTGATGCTTGAAACGTTTATGGTAGGGAGCATGGCACTATTAGTAGGATTAGTTGTGGGAATCATTTTATCCCAAGGCATCTCAGTACTTACAGGAAAATTGTTTGCATTTGATATGGAAGAATATAAATTTAGTCTATCTATGAGTGCTGTTTATAAAACATTTATATATTTTGGAATTATGTTTATCCTTGTAATGATATTTAATACATTGGTTGTATCAAAGAATAAGTTGATTGATATGATTTATGCTTCTAAGAAAAATGAAGAAATAAAATTTAAAAATACCAAGATAGCAGTAAGTCTATTTTTATTAGGAATCATTTTATTAGGACGAGGTTATTATTTAGGATGGACATATACGATGGGGGCTATAAGTGGAAAATCTCTATTAGCCATATTATTGGGGAGTGTAGGAACATTATTGTTTTTCGCTGGATTATCTGGGTTTTTATTTACAATCCTTAAAAAAAGAAAAAGAATATATTTTAAAAAGTTAAATATATTTGTGATGAAGCAGTTTCAGCATAAGATCAATACAAATTTTATAGCTATGACCATCATTTGTTGTATGCTGTTTGTGACTATAGGCATGTTATCAGCTAGTTTTAGTGTAAAGTATGAAGTAGAGAAAAAAATAAAAGAGTACATGCCCTTTGATGCAAAAATCACATTAACCATTGATGACAATCAGAAAGTACAAGATATGAAAGAAGCTCTAAAAATAGTAGGGGTTGAATTGGAAGATTTTCAATATATGGTTGTAGATGAGTATGAAACTGAGATGAAATTAGAAAGTTTGCTTAATGAATATGCAAATGAAATTTTAAAGGAAAGATTAAAAGTGTATCCTTTAAGTTTAGAAGTTAGAAAAATATCACAATATAATGAAATGAGAAAATGGGTGGGAGAAGATTCAATTACTTTGAAAGAAAATGAAATTACATTTTTAACAAATAATGATGACATGAAAGCAGCATTAAAAAAATTAATGAAAAATAAAAAAGAAATAAAGATTGATGATAAGAATTATTTAATAAAAAATAATATAGGTACGATACAAAGTAATGATGAGTTAGTGGCAATCGTAGGAGATCAAGCTATAAAAGATATGAAAAAATCTTCTGCAACCATGCATATAAAGGTAGATGAAAAAAATAAAGAAAAGCTTGAAGAAAAAATAAAAGCGTTACAAGGAAAACTTCCAGAGAGAAAGTATGAATATGAAGGGGATGTAATCGTTGATAAAGATAAACTTGTAAAGTCATATGGGTTTTATATGTATGCAAGTACGAAAATGCAAACCTATCATGAAATGAAAGGATTCGTAGGAACTATTTTATATATATGTATCTATTTAGGATTTGTATTTTTAATAGCCAGTGCAGCCGTATTAGCTATCCAACAATTAACAGAGGGAAGTGATAGTCTGAATAGATATGTATCACTCAAAAAAATTGGTGCAACGGATGAGATGATTCACAAAAGTATATTCATTCAAGTATTTGTACATTTTATGCTTCCTCTTGGATTAGCATTGGTACATGCTGTAGTAGGACTTCAGATTATGAATCGATTAAAAAGAAGCTCAGATTTTCCAATAGGCGTTGATCTTGTACCAGCTATTATGGTTGTTATAGGGATTATAATTATTTATGGTGGATATGCGTATGTTACTTATATAGGATATAAAAATATTGTTAAAGATTATTAG
- a CDS encoding MerR family transcriptional regulator: MKKYFSIGETAKINNVSIQALRLYDRMGLLKPAYVDPNSNYRYYTIDQFIYLDLIRYSKYIGAPLKELNDVLHNKDVFTLLSFIKNQQQIVEKEIVRLENISKAIGKIENKIKYAIELKETNEIYFREIEKRFIVNAVLNKKDEESDIEIKLRKLDKILEENEIMFEGETGYFINLDVFLNEGDMCYKSIYSTLYMDSIKNNNIDIKEIQAGKFICIAYLNKDREMAVGRVRKYMKENNIHPIGIGVESQLFNTLEPWENEDLLYELQILVQTY, encoded by the coding sequence ATGAAAAAATATTTTTCTATAGGAGAAACAGCAAAGATTAATAATGTATCTATTCAAGCTTTAAGACTTTATGACAGAATGGGACTTTTAAAACCTGCGTATGTTGATCCTAACAGCAATTATAGATATTATACGATAGATCAATTTATCTATTTAGATTTAATCAGATATTCTAAATATATAGGGGCTCCTCTTAAGGAACTCAATGATGTATTGCATAATAAAGATGTGTTTACACTTCTATCTTTTATAAAAAATCAACAGCAGATCGTAGAAAAAGAGATCGTTAGATTAGAAAATATAAGTAAGGCTATAGGAAAGATAGAGAATAAAATTAAATATGCTATAGAACTTAAAGAAACTAATGAAATATATTTTAGAGAAATTGAAAAGAGATTTATTGTAAATGCTGTATTAAATAAAAAAGATGAAGAAAGTGATATAGAAATAAAACTAAGAAAGTTAGATAAAATTTTAGAAGAAAATGAAATCATGTTTGAGGGAGAAACGGGATATTTTATAAATTTAGATGTATTTTTAAATGAAGGAGATATGTGTTATAAGAGTATTTATTCAACGCTCTATATGGATAGCATTAAAAATAATAATATAGATATTAAAGAGATACAGGCGGGTAAATTTATATGCATAGCCTATTTGAATAAAGATAGAGAAATGGCAGTAGGTCGGGTAAGAAAATATATGAAAGAAAATAATATTCATCCTATAGGTATTGGAGTAGAAAGTCAATTATTCAATACCCTAGAACCATGGGAAAATGAGGATTTATTATATGAATTGCAAATTTTAGTTCAAACCTATTGA
- a CDS encoding MATE family efflux transporter produces MKSLWKEFMKYAVPSVIGMMVSALYIVVDGIFVGRGVGASALASINVALPITTLMIAITMMITMGGAAVMSIKFGENKHEEGNNIFLQSLFLIVAITGVVSIISVIFPEQLARMLGASDELVKGTAEYLRYYMMFGLGFSGSLALSAFVRNDGNPNLAMISLILGAVTNIVLDYTFIFILNLGIMGAAVASGLGQLSSVFLLLTHFVRKRGNLKLYIPKLKKHEMMRIIRAGTPEFIVQVSPAISVFAFNQVIIKRIGEMGVAGFSIIGYISAVLLALFIGISQGIQPLLSYNYGKGDYEKVNKVFKIGLKTNFTASLSIYGILFLFGEKIISIFNRDATLIKLTYDAMIIYGFSFVIASINIVNVTYHQSTENSKIANIISTSRGMIFTILAIIILPLIIGDIGIWISIILGEICTLALIMYLTYVKKVDIKPNNKEIAVCNIKSA; encoded by the coding sequence ATGAAGTCACTATGGAAAGAGTTTATGAAATATGCTGTTCCGTCTGTAATAGGGATGATGGTTTCAGCACTGTATATAGTTGTTGATGGAATATTTGTAGGTAGAGGAGTAGGGGCAAGTGCTTTAGCTTCAATAAATGTAGCGTTACCTATTACAACACTGATGATTGCTATAACCATGATGATTACTATGGGAGGGGCAGCAGTAATGTCCATAAAGTTTGGAGAGAATAAGCATGAGGAAGGAAATAATATCTTTTTACAGAGCTTATTCTTAATAGTAGCTATAACAGGAGTAGTATCAATAATCAGTGTAATTTTTCCAGAACAACTAGCTAGAATGTTAGGGGCTAGTGATGAATTAGTCAAAGGAACAGCTGAATATCTTCGTTATTATATGATGTTTGGTCTTGGATTTTCAGGAAGTTTAGCCTTAAGTGCTTTTGTTAGGAATGATGGAAATCCAAATCTAGCTATGATTTCTTTGATTTTGGGTGCAGTAACGAATATAGTTTTAGATTATACTTTTATATTTATTTTAAATCTTGGAATAATGGGTGCAGCTGTAGCGTCAGGATTAGGGCAATTATCTAGTGTATTCCTTCTTCTAACTCATTTTGTTAGAAAAAGGGGAAACCTTAAACTATATATTCCTAAATTAAAAAAACACGAAATGATGAGAATTATAAGGGCTGGAACACCAGAGTTTATCGTTCAAGTATCACCAGCAATTAGTGTATTTGCTTTTAACCAAGTAATCATAAAAAGAATTGGAGAAATGGGTGTTGCAGGCTTTAGTATCATTGGTTATATAAGTGCTGTTCTTTTAGCATTGTTTATTGGAATTTCTCAAGGAATACAGCCATTATTAAGCTATAACTATGGAAAGGGAGATTATGAAAAGGTAAATAAAGTATTTAAAATAGGATTGAAGACGAACTTTACTGCTTCATTGAGTATATATGGAATATTATTTCTATTTGGAGAAAAAATAATCAGTATTTTTAATAGGGATGCCACACTTATAAAATTAACTTATGATGCTATGATTATTTATGGGTTTTCCTTTGTTATTGCTTCAATAAATATAGTAAATGTAACTTATCATCAATCTACAGAAAACTCAAAGATAGCCAATATTATATCTACCAGTAGAGGAATGATATTTACAATACTTGCTATAATCATTCTTCCTCTAATAATAGGAGATATAGGAATTTGGATTTCAATTATTCTAGGTGAGATTTGTACGCTAGCTTTGATTATGTATTTGACATATGTAAAGAAAGTAGATATAAAACCTAATAATAAAGAAATTGCAGTATGCAATATAAAGAGTGCTTAA
- a CDS encoding sigma-70 family RNA polymerase sigma factor: protein MVNIFGIPRRKKIADVTFQINYEKYYSLVYKQLYYLVGNNELAEDLTQEVFIKYFHSKEEIQFLGSWLSKVATNTAFNYLRGEKRRIKREESIFEEVNEIFSIEDEIFRNEEVKRIRKVLSNLPEQQRICLILKFSGYSYEEIHQVSGIPKNNISQMIARGKQKFLKLYEKEGEFHVL from the coding sequence GTGGTTAATATTTTTGGGATCCCAAGAAGAAAGAAAATAGCAGATGTAACCTTTCAAATAAACTATGAGAAATATTATAGCCTAGTATATAAACAGCTGTATTACTTAGTTGGAAATAATGAATTAGCTGAGGATTTAACACAGGAAGTATTTATAAAATATTTCCATTCAAAAGAAGAAATACAATTTTTAGGGTCTTGGCTTTCAAAGGTTGCAACCAATACAGCCTTCAACTACTTAAGAGGAGAGAAGAGAAGGATCAAAAGGGAAGAAAGCATTTTTGAAGAAGTAAATGAGATTTTTTCTATAGAAGATGAAATATTTAGAAATGAAGAGGTAAAAAGGATTAGAAAAGTTTTATCTAATTTACCAGAACAACAAAGAATTTGTTTGATTTTAAAGTTTTCGGGATATTCTTATGAAGAAATTCATCAAGTGAGTGGTATTCCTAAAAACAATATTAGTCAGATGATTGCACGGGGAAAACAAAAATTTTTAAAATTATATGAAAAGGAAGGTGAGTTTCATGTGTTATGA
- a CDS encoding anti-sigma factor family protein yields the protein MCYEIEVFQQIIDNTYEGRIDEVFSHIETCPHCKETFERLKKQEELVGNVLNKGLMIPQRRPIHVVNKNQRRIFKMNQLAKKWTAVAAVALICTSLLFVDPIRAKAQDLLKIFRIQEMKTVSISESDIREIDEIFRKGSGSKEIENFIKVDVSSGGKEINIENPNIEAIKENMSSAKVINLKDGFEYDYASIYPKQEITMKLNIDKANEFLNYLGEETQLPNTLDNKPFSILSENVLSYSIKSKNESKDKGRKSIWVTQMKAPTIEIPSDVDEQQLIKSLFSMNFLPNNIKEQFLDMNNIPSTIPIVYNPDKQTKEEVNIRGEKGILIKNKDSRDYYNLYFKQGDTIYSIGSNYDIDEVLSMVEEMK from the coding sequence ATGTGTTATGAAATAGAGGTATTTCAGCAAATCATTGATAATACCTATGAAGGCCGTATAGATGAAGTATTTTCACATATAGAGACTTGTCCTCATTGTAAAGAAACTTTTGAACGCTTAAAAAAACAAGAAGAATTGGTAGGAAATGTTCTTAACAAAGGATTAATGATTCCTCAACGCCGTCCTATTCATGTAGTCAATAAGAATCAAAGGAGGATTTTTAAAATGAACCAATTAGCTAAAAAATGGACAGCAGTTGCTGCTGTAGCCTTAATATGTACCAGTTTATTATTTGTAGATCCTATCAGGGCAAAAGCGCAGGATTTATTAAAAATATTTAGAATACAGGAAATGAAAACCGTGTCCATTAGTGAGTCAGATATTCGAGAAATAGATGAGATTTTTCGAAAAGGAAGTGGTTCTAAAGAGATTGAAAACTTTATTAAAGTGGATGTATCTTCAGGAGGAAAAGAAATTAATATAGAAAATCCGAACATAGAAGCTATCAAAGAAAACATGAGCAGTGCAAAGGTAATAAACTTAAAAGATGGTTTTGAATACGACTATGCTAGTATTTATCCAAAACAAGAGATTACCATGAAATTAAATATAGATAAAGCAAATGAATTTTTAAATTATTTAGGGGAAGAAACACAGCTTCCTAACACTTTAGACAATAAACCTTTTAGCATTCTTTCTGAAAATGTACTTTCTTATAGTATAAAAAGTAAAAATGAAAGCAAAGATAAGGGTCGTAAATCTATTTGGGTAACTCAAATGAAAGCACCTACTATAGAAATACCAAGTGATGTAGATGAACAACAACTAATAAAATCCTTGTTTTCTATGAACTTTTTACCCAATAATATAAAAGAACAATTTCTAGATATGAATAATATACCATCAACTATTCCAATCGTTTATAATCCAGATAAACAGACGAAGGAAGAAGTAAACATTAGAGGAGAAAAAGGGATACTGATTAAAAATAAAGATTCAAGAGATTATTACAATCTGTATTTTAAACAAGGGGATACTATATATAGTATAGGTAGTAATTATGATATAGATGAAGTACTATCTATGGTTGAGGAGATGAAGTAG
- a CDS encoding ABC transporter ATP-binding protein — protein sequence MVIKTSHLTKQFKGKGGFVDISLSVKEGEVFSFLGKNGAGKSTFIRTLLGILHAESGNGEILGKPIGDIETRKNIGYLPELFQYHNWLSGYELLWNHGLLYKMNKKDIKNRIEEVLITVGLKGHEHKKIKEYSKGMKQRIGLGSAILPNPKILFLDEPTSALDPIGRKDVRDIIFKLKNQGKTIFLNTHLLSEVELVSDRVAILDQGRMKKVGTMEELLHSPVQLLVGNLNEKMIHELKKIDENIKKVDNEIELYVKDDELIPQIAKCIVENNGLLYSMKKKENLLEELFIQTVGEEE from the coding sequence ATGGTTATAAAAACAAGTCATTTAACAAAACAATTTAAAGGAAAAGGTGGATTTGTAGATATTTCCCTCTCTGTAAAAGAGGGGGAAGTGTTTAGTTTTTTGGGGAAGAATGGAGCAGGTAAGAGTACCTTTATAAGAACGCTTCTTGGGATTTTACATGCTGAATCAGGGAATGGAGAAATCCTTGGAAAGCCCATAGGAGATATAGAAACGAGAAAAAATATAGGATATTTACCAGAGCTTTTTCAATATCACAATTGGCTTAGTGGATATGAACTTTTGTGGAATCATGGATTACTTTATAAAATGAATAAAAAAGATATTAAAAATAGAATAGAAGAAGTTCTTATAACGGTAGGGCTAAAGGGACATGAACATAAAAAAATAAAAGAATATAGCAAAGGAATGAAGCAAAGGATTGGTTTGGGGAGTGCTATTTTACCAAACCCTAAGATATTATTTTTAGATGAACCTACAAGTGCATTAGATCCTATTGGAAGAAAAGATGTTCGAGACATTATTTTTAAATTGAAAAATCAAGGAAAAACTATTTTCTTAAATACGCACCTTTTAAGTGAAGTAGAGCTTGTATCAGATCGAGTTGCTATTTTAGATCAAGGAAGAATGAAAAAGGTAGGGACAATGGAGGAACTTCTACATTCACCTGTACAGCTTTTAGTAGGAAATTTAAATGAAAAAATGATTCATGAACTGAAAAAAATAGATGAAAATATAAAAAAAGTTGATAATGAAATAGAATTATATGTAAAGGATGATGAGCTTATTCCTCAAATAGCAAAATGTATTGTAGAAAATAATGGGCTTTTATATAGTATGAAGAAAAAAGAAAATTTACTTGAGGAATTATTTATTCAAACCGTAGGGGAGGAGGAATAA